The nucleotide window ATTTCCTGGAGAATGTATTTGAGTATACAGAAACCAGAACCGGTCCCTGATCTATTTATACAACTAATCCGTTAAGCTGACTGAGTGATCGGAGAGTTCTATTTATGATTGTCAGGTTGTGTGTTCGAGACCTCCTCAAACCATGACTGCGTCACGGATCATTTTAAAAAGATCATGAAAtgtattatgaaattgattagtGTGTGTTAATTTCACTTTTTACATTAAGTCACTTgaggaaattttaaaaaaaatcttgaaacgACTAATTACACACACAGCTAAACATTATGGCCTTTGTACTCGTGTATGTGAACATTCGGATAGAAATGCAATAATTGTGGTACACCCAACTCCTTACATGTTAATTTTTACAATAGGAATATTTGGAAATTATTTCGATACTTCCATGGATAATGAGGGATGTTTAGatttacattttgtattattttgtataaaaaccACACTCAACAAGTTAAagtgttttgtttcaaaatattgtaaaatatggTAGATCAATTATCAACATTCATTATGCACAATTGACCTATATGAATCGTGtaacaatttttataatatccACGCATACCATATGTAAAGATTGTTGTTGTCGTCGTTGTTTCTACGTgtgtattgtatgtatattgtacataGTGTATGTATACCATGATGATGTGTTCCAAACATATAATGGGGCTACATAATGTGGGTATTCTATTATTTATAACTTTATCATGATTTCCGTTTTAGGTACCATAACTGTACCAGTAGTCTGGACATCCAGTTGTGTAAATCCATTTGATAGAAAAATGATTCCAAACACACTGAACGGAAAAATGTAAGTTTCATAAATGTGAGGGGTTATTATAACAATATTTCTATGATAAGCTTGAGTATAGCAAGTAAAGTGGGTTTATAGGCTTGTATCAGAAGATAAGCATAATGGAGAAAGGTGATAATAGCAATGATCAAGGTTTTATATCCTCTAAAGATTACAAAATTGAGAAAAGAGAAAACACATACCCCTGAAAACACAAAGGTTGGATCAAGTACTTGGGAGCAGATGTCATCCCTGTTGACGGGTTACACTGGCTgggagctttttttttttttttttttttttttttttttttttttttttttttttgtcttcagATATAATCCGTAATCATaatcagtatataaagaaccATATAATCACGTCAGACAAAATTCGAATTTCCCGCCATTTTGATGtgcaattttcaaattgaacgtcattttgttcattttcaaatccACAAGTCAAAGCATGATAAAATTTTGTCCACAGATTTGCAAAAATCAAACAAGGTACTTGCAACGTTCAAACTAGATATAAGTAAGACAGATTGTATTCATTGTATCAGACTAGCTTTATTATATTaggcaaaaataaaacaatacaaggaTTTCTGAAGTCAAAAGAAATGATTTAGCTGTGTAAATCAGGAAAAATAGAAGATTAAGCAGAGATTTGTCGCTGGGTCCAGCAAGCCCCGAACCCTTGCTCCTTGTAAAAAAGTAGCTGCTCTGAAGGAGAATCAATTCAAGAATTGGACTACTATATTTTTGCAGCATTGCGTACTCTTTTCTTTTACGTTATGACATCACTATTTTTGCTTTTCATGCCTGATCCATTAATCGCTACTTACCAAACAAAAGAATTAGGCTGGacatttattatataatataaaaaccGCACACGTAAAAAGgtttcaaaaatgtaaatataagcaatgaattatattcttttgaaagatgtacatgtagtctcATAACTGCAACGGTGGGTGCATGTAAATTGAATAAAGCGCGTTTTTCAATTTGTATGCACTCACCGTTGCAGTTATGAGactatatatttcaaaaaataataactcATTGCTCAAGTAACTACAGTATATCCCCAAAATGTTAAACTATGTACTAAGGATGTGGGTATTTGTTAATGGGTCTGTTTGAGGTATTTTTGTGATATTGCCGTAGAATAAAAAGCATCGATCTTTTTGACATTATTTCTCTTATATTGGCATACCTCATTTTAATGCCTTTTCAAAAAAGAGCAGATGAAAATCCATTTGAATGACCATGTGATGAAAAAGCAAAGATAACAGacagtgataaatttcataattcattgTAGAGAATACAAAGCAAGAGTAGGGGAAACACGGTCCTCTTGACATACTAGAAGTGAGATAAGCTGCGTAGAGGAAGCAACAACCCCCCTGTTGACAgggcacacccgccgtgaaccctatatattAAGCAAGCGAATGGAAGAATCCGTAgccaaacttagtacaaatagaacggcctaacaattggttcAACCTTTTGAAAGGTAGTACTGTATAACAGGAAATGAAATCGGGAGTTGATTTTCGTTATATTCGCTAAAACAAAATTTCCGGGAATTTAACATTCAATGAATTAATCGTTCATATtgataagaaatgaattgaaggatattaagatttgtttttccACGAATTAGACCGATCGCGATTTGTtactaaatgaaaaaaaaatgcgaTTTTTTTCGACCgtggtctaccaaggtgttaattgttatatcccatggcactcaaagaaatacacagagacagaGATGATCCagacagaacatggtagaaatctacctgtccctgcttttttatagttttaatatacacaggacctgtctcaggtACCTCttcagagtttctgtggtcacagtgtttgaataatggttgtattcctaagggtagctgacacatATTCTACATCcaaccctctctctctctctctctctctctctctctctctctctctctctcttactctcagtcattgactcaatgaataattgcTGTTGTAAATATAGAGgtgtcataaattgatgacataaattatttcaataagttgcaagttttagaaattattgtgcaaattattgtttgatttctgattgtgtaatttataatacatgcatataaagggggggaaattacaattatatggaaattgcattgttcaggggtctttttaaaaacaattgagttagaagaaaatagcagttgtggacaggtcaatgctatcaaaactcaggtatactgggcttcctcaagatctaaaaaATGCCTGTACTAATTAACTGTTATTGCTATCAAAACATCTCTCTGGGGTAGCTGCAGACCAtagtgtctgcagatgtcactccacctgagatctattgttaaatgtttgattgacaggcaaCTTATAATTTGGGGGTGTtgacttaaaattgggtctttaagttGTTATACAGTACTTTgtgaattagatcgttataacgactatataatttgcgaaatgctgagttTCAGTGACACCGTTGAAAATCCTTCAGCATCAAATTATTTGTCAGTGGCACGCCTCTATTAAAAGCTGTTCATACTCAGAATGATCCCTTGCGTATGGAAGGCGTTGAGCGGCATAAAGACCCTAAACAAGTGATATACACGCAATACAGACAAGATGCAAGCATTATTGAAAAAATCCAATTTATCGTACACATTGGACTTTCTTGTTACTGTAAACCACTATTTTGTCGCTATCGTTCattctatcaatattttttgtgtCAAATGAAGGAAGTTTATCCCGACAAAAATATTTATGCAAGACGAATGATTAATACAATGGATGCTTTATTCTGAAATAGTACTCAAAgtatactttttaaaatgtcCTTGGTTAATTATACATAATCCTATAACTACCCGTTTTCGTATTTGCAGTTGTTATTTTATAGAGTGCTGTGGACATTATTTTTATCTGTTTCTTCGTCATAGGtgattcccgtggggatccgggttaaaataggtcctcagtaccccttgcttgtcgtaagaggcgactacatTGGGTaatccttcggatgaggccgCAAAAACTGAAGTCCTGTGTCACCGCAggtgtggcgcgataaagatccctctttGTTCAATGACCACACGCATTGAGCATATacctaaatttcgcagcccttcaccgacaagggtgacgtctccatatgagtgaaatattcttgagagggacgttaaactatatacatacaatcaatcaattgtcATAGGTGAATACATTCGGAAACAAATTGAATATAGGCAAGATTTCATTGAAACTGCTAATAGTACACACAACTAACTGTTTGTATTGTCTTTTTAAAGTTATATCTAAtccatgttttattttctaaacGTCAGGGATATAGGAAATGTCATCAAGATTGTGAAAGACGTGTTGGACAATAGCAGGATTCAAGGTATGTTGCACAGTTTTGCTTGTTTATTCGTTTACGAcccatttcaaaatttctaacTGACATAAAGACTTCATTAGCTTTAAACCAAGTACCACAAAGTTTTACCTGTGCGTGGCCCTTAAAACCCTAACTGTGGgagttctttatcgtgcaaacGCCTGCGGTGACTCGACAACTTTACGATTGAGAAGCTAACACTATAACTACTAGGCTATCGCTACTGCCTAGTAAAATACTGAAAGGATTATAATGTGATTGATTGGAAAGCTTTTCTGTAGTCTTTATGATTATTTACTAATTTGCCAAATAGAAATtagtttattttaaataaagccTACTAGTTTTGAATTCGTTACTTATGAAAACATACTCTCTTTTATATAGATAGTATTGTGAGGACGATTGATGACTGTAACAGTAACCCTGCCTGCTATATCGAATTAAAAGTTTCTAATGAGAGGTACATAGAACTATGTGTTACTCCAAGTAAGACACAAGGATATAAAACATGCGTTAAAAGGAAGTGCAGCTGTGTGAAGTCAGAGGGTAATGATGAACTCGGTATTCCAAATATAGACTTGAAATGCAGTGACGAAATATATAACTATACATCGTGTGAAGAGAATAATGACCTAGAAAATAACACAAGTAAACATCATCAAGGTCTCTCCACCTCCTCATATATGTCAAATTCAAATGATGCTAGAAATGAGCCAAATCCCTTAACAACAGAAGAATCGAAGAAAGGATTCCTAGATGGTAAGAGTGAATGCACACacttatatatacaatataattcaaattaattttttttaaataatttcatttgcTAATCATTTACATGACACGAAACTAAGCTACAGGGCCTTGTCGA belongs to Ostrea edulis chromosome 7, xbOstEdul1.1, whole genome shotgun sequence and includes:
- the LOC125655728 gene encoding uncharacterized protein LOC125655728 isoform X3 translates to MALFVEVWICLTIIGTITVPVVWTSSCVNPFDRKMIPNTLNGKMDIGNVIKIVKDVLDNSRIQDSIVRTIDDCNSNPACYIELKVSNERYIELCVTPSKTQGYKTCVKRKCSCVKSEGNDELGIPNIDLKCSDEIYNYTSCEENNDLENNTSKHHQGLSTSSYMSNSNDARNEPNPLTTEESKKGFLDGKSECTHLYIQYNSN